From a region of the Megalops cyprinoides isolate fMegCyp1 chromosome 13, fMegCyp1.pri, whole genome shotgun sequence genome:
- the LOC118788445 gene encoding uncharacterized protein LOC118788445: MESIEKWNKDFIALKLLDKKLHSKKNGRTGMIAKHLQNTFKIHNCLQSAITRSECATGSCPNLIMSRNEHPEPRQVTVALTPQLPPRAHRPLCLSVSSDSNGRFKALETQEWKNNLKAQMEQAHSVGAASSTGSLERASLFCASGSTTTSSSGLSSPVETLAKSKSSSRFSLFSPPWNSSSESDSNPPSRSGSKKLRNYRRGGVGSGLGGAGGKGEETPEAKQGTTEHFQYSEPVISKVTDYIYVGNLNAAYSGRALCRNNIDSIIDMSSLPEDTSLSLIPCTCSRGARHSWSRLKVDIGDASDAASVPALKRRCFEDINECIEASAEKKKRVLVHCRDGYSLAPTCIIQYLMVKQNMRLITAYELLRAKYPVNIREAHQNLLVSLEKALRPGGDVDPECFKQAISRKMAWT; the protein is encoded by the exons ATGGAATCCATAGAAAAATGGAACAAAGACTTTATAGCACTTAAGCTGCTAGATAAGAAGCTGCATTCAAAAAAGAATGGCAGGACGG GCATGATCGCTAAGCATCTTCAGAATACTTTCAAGATCCACAATTGCTTACAGTCTGCCATCACTCGATCAGAATGTGCTACGG GTTCCTGTCCGAACCTGATCATGAGTAGGAACGAGCATCCCGAGCCGCGGCAGGTCACCGTGGCTCTCACCCCCCAGCTGCCCCCTAGGGCCCACcggcctctctgcctctctgtctcatctGACAGCAATGGCCGCTTCAAGGCCCTGGAGACACAGGAATGGAAAAACAACCTCAAAGCGCAG aTGGAGCAAGCCCATAGTGTGGGAGCAGCCAGCAGCACTGGCTCATTGGAGAGGGCCTCTCTCTTCTGTGCCTCGGgctccaccaccacctccagctcGGGCCTGTCCAGCCCCGTGGAGACCCTCGCCAAGAGCAAGTCCTCCAGCCgcttctccctcttctccccgCCCTGGAACAGCAGCTCCGAGTCGGACTCCAACCCTCCTTCCCGCTCCGGCTCCAAGAAGCTGCGCAACTATAGGAGAGGCggggtggggtcagggctgGGTGGGGCCGGGGGAAAAGGGGAGGAGACTCCGGAGGCCAAGCAGGGCACGACCGAGCACTTCCAGTACTCAGAACCGGTCATCTCGAAGGTGACAGACTACATCTACGTGGGCAACCTGAATGCGGCCTACAGCGGGCGTGCCCTCTGCCGCAACAACATCGACAGCATCATCGACATGAGCAGCCTCCCCGAGGACACCAGCCTCAGCCTCATCCCTTGCACCTGCTCCCGTGGCGCCCGCCACAGCTGGTCCCGCCTCAAGGTAGACATCGGCGACGCGTCCGACGCCGCCAGCGTCCCCGCCCTCAAGCGCCGCTGCTTCGAGGACATCAACGAGTGCATCGAGGCGTCGGCCGAGAAGAAGAAGCGCGTGCTGGTGCACTGCCGTGACGGCTACTCCCTGGCCCCCACCTGCATCATCCAGTACCTCATGGTCAAGCAGAATATGAGGCTCATTACGGCCTACGAGCTGCTGAGGGCCAAGTACCCGGTGAACATCAGAGAGGCCCACCAAAACCTGCTGGTGAGCCTGGAGAAGGCCCTTCGGCCTGGGGGCGACGTGGACCCAGAGTGCTTCAAGCAGGCCATCTCCCGCAAAATGGCCTGGACCTGA
- the LOC118787867 gene encoding troponin I, fast skeletal muscle-like, whose protein sequence is MSEKKMSSSRKHHLKSLMLSIAKSLLDKEVKEREEERMRYMTENCPPLSMPGSMQELQELCRELHHKIDTVDEQRYDLESKVVKCDKEIEDLKIKVQDLKGKFKKPPLRKVRMSADAMLQALLGSKHKVNLDLRANLKQVKKEVKEEDKDLRDVGDWRKNIEDKAGMDGRKKMFESEA, encoded by the exons ATGTCTGA AAAAAAGATGTCGTCGAGTCGAAAGCATCATCTGAAG AGCTTGATGCTTTCGATTGCGAAGAGCCTGCTGGATAAGGaggtaaaagagagagaagaagagagaatgaGGTACATGACAGAAAACTGCCCCCCACTCTCAATGCCTGGGTCTATGCAGGAATTACAG GAACTGTGCAGGGAACTCCACCATAAGATTGATACGGTTGATGAGCAAAGATATGACTTGGAAAGCAAAGTGGTGAAGTGTGACAAAGAG ATTGAGGATTTGAAGATTAAAGTCCAGGACCTGAAGGGCAAGTTCAAGAAACCGCCTCTGAGGAAAGTGCGTATGTCTGCTGACGCCATGCTGCAGGCTCTGCTGGGCTCCAAGCACAAGGTGAACTTGGATCTGAGAGCCAACCTGAAACAAGTGAAGAAGGAGGTGAAAGAGGAG GATAAGGACTTGCGTGACGTTGGCGACTGGCGTAAGAATATTGAGGACAAGGCCGGCATGGACGGCAGGAAGAAGATGTTTGAGTCTGAGGCTTAA
- the LOC118787871 gene encoding troponin I, fast skeletal muscle-like has protein sequence MSEKKLTSSRRHHLKSLMLAIAKGLLEAEAAEAEQERKRYMEEHCPPISMPDSLQELQELCKKFQQKIDVVDEERYDMESKVSKCDKEIEDLKMKVQDLKGKFKKPPLRKVRMSADAMLQALLGSKHKVNLDLRANLKQVKKEVKEEEKDSVGDWRKNIEDKAGMGGRKKMFEADA, from the exons ATGTCTGA GAAAAAGCTGACGTCGAGCCGCAGGCATCACCTGAAG AGCCTGATGCTTGCGATCGCCAAGGGTTTACTGGAGGCAGAAGCAGCTGAGGCAgaacaagaaagaaagaggtaCATGGAGGAGCACTGCCCGCCAATATCCATGCCAGACTCGCTGCAGGAATTGCAG GAACTGTGCAAAAAGTTTCAACAGAAGATCGACGTGGTTGATGAGGAGAGATACGACATGGAAAGCAAAGTGAGCAAATGTGACAAAGAG ATTGAGGACCTGAAAATGAAAGTCCAGGACCTGAAGGGCAAGTTCAAGAAGCCGCCTCTGAGGAAAGTGCGTATGTCTGCTGACGCTATGCTGCAGGCTCTGCTGGGCTCCAAGCACAAGGTGAACTTGGATCTGAGAGCCAACCTGAAACAAGTGAAGAAGGAGGTGAAAGAGGAG GAAAAGGATTCAGTTGGTGACTGGCGTAAGAACATCGAGGACAAGGCTGGCATGGGTGGCAGGAAGAAGATGTTTGAGGCAGATGCTTAA
- the LOC118787870 gene encoding troponin I, fast skeletal muscle-like, with translation MSEKKLTSSRKHHLKSLMLSIAQSMLEAEAAEAEQEKKKYMEENCPPLSLPDSMQELQDLCKKLHQKIDVVDEERYDMAAKVTKCNKEIDELKIKVIDLKGKFKKPALRKVRMSADAMLQALLGSKHKVSMDLRANLKQVKKEVKEEEKEAVGDWRKNIEDKAGMDGRKKMFEAEA, from the exons ATGTCTGA AAAAAAGTTGACATCGAGCCGAAAGCATCATCTGAAG agcttGATGCTTTCGATCGCCCAGAGCATGCTGGAGGCAGAGGCAGCTGAggcagagcaggagaaaaagaagTACATGGAGGAGAACTGCCCCCCACTCAGCCTGCCCGACAGCatgcaggagctgcag GATCTATGCAAAAAGCTTCATCAGAAGATTGATGTTGTTGATGAGGAGAGATACGACATGGCTGCCAAAGTTACCAAGTGCAACAAGGAG ATTGATGAACTGAAGATTAAAGTGATTGACCTGAAGGGCAAGTTCAAGAAGCCAGCGCTGAGGAAAGTGCGTATGTCTGCTGACGCTATGCTGCAGGCTCTGCTGGGCTCCAAGCACAAGGTGTCCATGGATCTGAGAGCCAACCTGAAACAAGTGAAGAAGGAGGTGAAAGAGGAG GAGAAGGAAGCGGTCGGTGACTGGCGTAAGAACATCGAGGACAAGGCTGGCATGGACGGCAGGAAGAAGATGTTTGAGGCAGAGGCCTAA
- the LOC118787869 gene encoding troponin I, fast skeletal muscle-like → MSEKKMTSSRRQHLKSLMLQIAKGLLEAEEAERVEERKKYMAENCPPLDMPGSLQELQDLCKKLHQKIDVVDEERYDMAAKATKCDKEIEDLKIKVQDLKGKFKKPALRKVRMSADAMLQALLGSKHKVNLDLRANLKQVKKEVKEEEKEAVGDWRKNIEDKAGMDGRKKMFEAEA, encoded by the exons ATGTCTGA gaaAAAGATGACATCGAGCCGTAGGCAACATCTGAAG agCTTGATGCTCCAGATTGCCAAGGGTTTGCTTGAAGCCGAAGAAGCTGAGAGGgtagaagagaggaagaagtaCATGGCGGAAAACTGCCCCCCACTGGACATGCCTGGGAGTTTGCAGGAACTGCAG GATTTGTGCAAAAAGCTTCATCAGAAGATTGATGTCGTTGATGAGGAGAGATACGACATGGCAGCCAAAGCCACCAAGTGCGACAAAGAG ATTGAGGATCTGAAGATTAAAGTCCAGGACCTGAAGGGCAAGTTCAAGAAGCCAGCGCTGAGGAAAGTGCGTATGTCTGCTGACGCCATGCTGCAGGCTCTGCTGGGCTCCAAGCACAAGGTGAACTTGGATCTGAGAGCCAACCTAAAACAAGTGAAGAAGGAGGTGAAAGAGGAG GAGAAGGAAGCGGTCGGTGACTGGCGTAAGAACATCGAGGACAAGGCTGGCATGGACGGCAGGAAGAAGATGTTTGAGGCAGAGGCCTAA